A region from the Pseudomonadota bacterium genome encodes:
- the sfsA gene encoding DNA/RNA nuclease SfsA, producing the protein MTREPGFLAHDVPLQAGRLVARYDRFIADVELDDGTVVLAHCVNPGRMEGLVVPGARAWISPVPSDSKRKLRWTLELLELEGRLVGANTQVPNHIAEGLVSDGLIPGLRRFRKLQREVRYGENSRIDLMLRGATDHLVEVKNCHLVYPDGCAYFPDSVSARAAKHLDELAAQVAEGYRASVLFIVQRTDAQRLRPSALHDPDFAAAATRAAQAGVQFRAAMIDPTLEGYRFVRTIPVDLRPYDPATLAPYREALNAASGWKRRGPVPATAP; encoded by the coding sequence GTGACGCGCGAACCCGGCTTCCTCGCCCACGACGTCCCTCTGCAGGCTGGGCGCTTAGTGGCGCGCTACGACCGCTTCATCGCCGATGTCGAGCTCGATGACGGCACGGTCGTCCTCGCTCACTGCGTAAACCCGGGGCGCATGGAGGGCCTGGTGGTGCCGGGGGCGCGGGCTTGGATCTCGCCGGTGCCGTCGGACTCGAAGCGCAAGCTCCGCTGGACCCTGGAGCTGCTCGAGCTCGAGGGTCGCTTGGTCGGCGCCAACACGCAGGTGCCGAACCATATCGCTGAAGGGCTGGTAAGCGATGGCCTGATCCCAGGCCTGCGGCGCTTCCGGAAGCTGCAGCGCGAGGTGCGTTACGGCGAGAACTCGCGCATCGACCTGATGCTGCGCGGCGCGACGGATCACCTAGTGGAAGTGAAGAACTGCCACCTCGTCTATCCGGACGGGTGCGCCTACTTTCCGGATTCGGTAAGTGCGCGAGCTGCGAAGCACCTCGATGAGCTCGCCGCCCAGGTGGCTGAGGGCTACCGCGCCAGCGTGCTCTTCATCGTGCAACGCACGGACGCGCAGCGCTTGCGCCCGAGCGCCTTGCACGATCCGGACTTCGCCGCGGCTGCGACGCGGGCGGCGCAGGCCGGAGTACAGTTCCGCGCCGCCATGATCGATCCGACCCTAGAGGGCTATCGCTTCGTGCGCACGATTCCCGTCGACCTCCGGCCCTATGATCCTGCGACCTTAGCGCCCTATCGCGAGGCGCTGAACGCAGCGTCGGGTTGGAAGCGACGGGGCCCCGTGCCGGCGACTGCCCCGTAG
- a CDS encoding DUF3524 domain-containing protein has product MLRVLYIEPFDAGSHAEFTRAVTTGIEARWTVLSLPGRHWKWRMRGAAVHFSLSHADTLSKPYDVVLASAFLPLAELRGLVPALSTIPTVLYFHENQLAYPVQHEAADGRDHHYGFTQLVSALAADRCAFNSEYNRQSFLDAGRTLLQRMPDAVPQNWIERLETRSVVTGYPLRLGASGEVTDDLPGEPRALGPVLLWNHRWEHDKAPEVFFSALARLQARGVPFRVAVAGERFRTSPAIFEQAHKSLGSRVVHWGYLPSREAYEALLRRSHLAVSTARQEFFGVSTLEAVAHGARPLVPDRLAYRELYPAALRYQDDELASALEQLCRAWVRGEITLREERPTLIDPQEAPRCLARLHTLLRDLADPPA; this is encoded by the coding sequence GTGCTTCGCGTGCTCTACATCGAACCCTTCGACGCCGGCTCCCACGCGGAATTCACGCGCGCGGTGACCACCGGCATCGAGGCGCGCTGGACTGTCCTATCCCTACCGGGCCGCCATTGGAAATGGCGCATGCGCGGGGCTGCCGTGCACTTCTCGCTCTCGCATGCGGATACGCTAAGCAAGCCCTACGACGTGGTGCTGGCGAGCGCCTTTCTCCCCCTCGCCGAACTGCGCGGCCTGGTGCCCGCCTTGAGCACCATCCCAACCGTGCTCTACTTTCACGAGAATCAGCTCGCCTACCCCGTGCAGCACGAGGCGGCCGATGGACGGGACCATCACTACGGTTTCACCCAGCTGGTTTCGGCCCTGGCAGCAGATCGTTGCGCCTTCAACAGTGAGTACAATAGGCAGTCATTCCTCGATGCCGGCCGCACGCTCCTCCAGCGCATGCCCGACGCCGTACCGCAGAACTGGATCGAGCGCTTGGAAACCCGCAGCGTAGTGACGGGCTATCCCCTGCGCCTAGGAGCATCCGGCGAAGTGACCGACGATCTGCCCGGCGAGCCGCGCGCCCTAGGTCCCGTGCTACTGTGGAACCACCGCTGGGAACACGACAAGGCTCCGGAGGTGTTCTTCTCGGCCCTCGCCCGCCTCCAAGCGCGCGGCGTGCCCTTTCGCGTCGCTGTCGCCGGCGAGCGCTTTCGCACCTCTCCTGCCATCTTCGAGCAAGCCCACAAGAGCCTTGGGAGTCGCGTGGTGCACTGGGGCTACCTGCCCTCCCGCGAGGCCTACGAAGCCCTCCTGCGACGCAGCCACCTGGCCGTCTCTACTGCGCGGCAGGAGTTCTTCGGCGTGTCCACATTGGAGGCCGTGGCCCACGGCGCGCGCCCCCTGGTGCCCGATCGTCTGGCCTATCGCGAACTCTACCCAGCGGCCTTGCGCTACCAGGACGACGAGCTGGCGAGCGCCCTCGAGCAGCTGTGCCGTGCGTGGGTACGCGGTGAGATCACCCTGCGCGAAGAGCGCCCCACCCTGATCGATCCGCAAGAAGCTCCGCGTTGCCTCGCTCGCCTGCACACGCTCCTGCGCGATCTCGCTGATCCGCCCGCTTGA
- the soxC gene encoding sulfite dehydrogenase — MGDENDTTLPPGAGNGLIDRRTLLTGSVALGAAFCLPRTPMAQKPDPMQVPGSGFVTYGHPSVHEKRTIRYSSTNPMAPGNGISYTPLHRLEGTIVPNGLHFERHHNGVPNIDPASHRLTIHGKVKRPLAFSIDALLRYPMHSRQCFVECGGNSNAGWNDEPLQTATSNIHGMVANSEWTGVPVAILLDEVGVDPAATWAVAEGRDAFALAMSVPVAKLSDDAMIALYQNGERIRPENGYPMRLLLPGYEGVTQVKWLHRLQLADQPAMARNETSRYTELQADGTARQFTLEMEVKSLITSPSTGMVLDERGLYEVKGLAWSGRGRIVRVEVSADGGKSWAEAALDGPVQPKCFTRFRLPWHWQGQAAVLKSRATDETGEVQPERDVLIAKRGKHGYFHYNAVVSYAVDEDGFVSHVYT; from the coding sequence ATGGGGGATGAGAACGACACGACGTTGCCGCCTGGAGCCGGCAACGGTCTGATCGACCGGCGCACGCTACTCACGGGGAGCGTTGCCCTCGGGGCTGCCTTTTGCTTGCCGCGGACCCCCATGGCGCAGAAGCCCGATCCCATGCAGGTGCCCGGCAGCGGCTTCGTGACCTACGGCCACCCTTCGGTGCACGAGAAGCGCACGATTCGCTACTCATCGACCAATCCCATGGCGCCGGGTAACGGCATCTCCTACACGCCGCTGCACCGTTTGGAAGGCACGATCGTGCCGAACGGCCTGCACTTCGAGCGCCACCATAACGGTGTCCCCAACATCGACCCAGCCAGCCACCGCCTGACGATCCACGGCAAGGTAAAGCGCCCTCTCGCCTTCAGCATAGACGCCCTCCTGCGCTACCCGATGCACTCTCGGCAGTGCTTCGTGGAATGCGGCGGCAACAGCAATGCGGGTTGGAACGACGAGCCCCTGCAAACCGCTACCAGCAACATCCACGGCATGGTGGCGAACAGCGAATGGACCGGCGTGCCCGTCGCGATCCTCCTGGATGAGGTAGGCGTGGATCCCGCGGCTACCTGGGCCGTCGCTGAGGGTCGCGACGCCTTTGCCCTTGCCATGAGCGTGCCCGTGGCCAAGCTCAGCGACGACGCCATGATCGCGCTGTATCAGAACGGCGAACGCATCCGACCGGAGAACGGCTATCCCATGCGCCTGCTCCTGCCCGGCTACGAAGGCGTCACCCAGGTAAAGTGGCTGCACCGCCTGCAGCTCGCGGACCAGCCCGCCATGGCCCGCAACGAGACCTCCCGCTATACGGAGCTGCAGGCAGACGGCACGGCGCGCCAGTTCACCCTAGAGATGGAGGTGAAATCCCTCATCACCTCCCCGTCGACGGGCATGGTACTCGACGAGCGAGGGCTCTACGAAGTGAAGGGCTTGGCTTGGAGCGGGCGAGGCAGGATCGTGCGGGTGGAGGTGTCGGCCGACGGCGGAAAGAGCTGGGCCGAGGCCGCCCTAGACGGCCCCGTTCAACCTAAGTGTTTCACTCGCTTCCGCCTACCTTGGCATTGGCAAGGACAGGCGGCGGTGCTAAAGAGCCGAGCAACGGACGAAACGGGCGAGGTCCAACCGGAACGGGACGTGCTGATCGCCAAGCGCGGCAAGCACGGCTACTTCCACTACAACGCGGTGGTCTCCTACGCCGTCGACGAGGACGGGTTCGTCAGCCATGTGTACACCTAG
- a CDS encoding cytochrome c yields MCTPRRARAWMVGLLLTAVVQAQEGPPLGPGLGQPLDERTLLALDRTVFPDGTGLPQGSGDVSLGEALFAERCAHCHGEAGAGGTAPELAYAQMPLDSEWPDQTIGSYWPYATTVFDFVRRAMPMEAPGSLSDEQTYHLTAYLLHLNGLHERDAPLTRQVLITLRMPNRDGFRWVDVTKPPPEADRTTAP; encoded by the coding sequence ATGTGTACACCTAGGCGAGCCCGCGCGTGGATGGTGGGGCTGCTCTTAACCGCAGTAGTGCAGGCACAAGAAGGGCCGCCGCTCGGCCCGGGCCTTGGCCAACCGCTCGATGAACGCACCCTTCTCGCGCTCGATCGCACCGTGTTCCCCGACGGCACGGGCCTACCGCAGGGGAGCGGCGATGTCAGCCTAGGCGAGGCACTGTTCGCGGAACGCTGCGCCCACTGCCACGGTGAGGCCGGTGCCGGCGGCACCGCGCCGGAGCTGGCCTACGCCCAGATGCCCCTCGATAGCGAATGGCCGGATCAGACGATTGGCAGCTACTGGCCCTACGCCACCACCGTATTCGACTTCGTACGCCGCGCCATGCCGATGGAGGCCCCGGGATCCCTCAGCGACGAGCAGACCTATCACCTCACGGCCTATCTTCTGCACCTAAACGGTCTACATGAACGCGACGCGCCGCTCACCCGGCAAGTACTCATCACCCTGCGCATGCCCAACCGCGATGGATTCCGTTGGGTAGATGTGACGAAGCCGCCGCCCGAGGCTGATCGGACGACGGCGCCTTGA